From a region of the Triticum aestivum cultivar Chinese Spring chromosome 7D, IWGSC CS RefSeq v2.1, whole genome shotgun sequence genome:
- the LOC123169000 gene encoding disease resistance protein RPM1, with protein MAEIVILLAIKKIGIALAKGAADQASVQLAKFGAQLLELQGSMGRVARELRVMHDVLCEMDIRNRSNQVYEGWLEEVRKVAHVMEDMVDEYLYLVGREHDIGCCFFLKKGFKKPRSLLCLNQIALRVKELEKDLSHLSETKNRWVPMINNGDSSNLSYIVKRSQELANISRLIDEEDLVGVDKNREKLEQWLGGDDQKCSVIALLGMGGLGKTALAANVYKRVREKFQCYAWVSISQTYSREDVLRNMIKELFKDNASALCSTLSMDIMSLEETLKKYLEQRKYLIILDDVWDLEAFHDLSRMLTHNDKGSRVILTTREASIAALASQGHSLTLKALPEDKAWDLFCKKAFPRDTNHECPTELKPSSKEIVSKCKGLPLAVVSVGSLLSAREKTVEEWRRINDQLSWEIINNSSLDHIRNVLHLSFIYLPTYLKSCFLYCSLFPEDYLFKRKQLVRLFIAEGFIEERGESTLEEVAEGYLKELVDRNMLQLVERNSFGRVKKFRMHDLVRELAVDLCKKNCFGASYEDQCGGSLEMDGRRLVLHKVKKDIQQPFSNMHQLRTVITLGDSKSSCTLLPLLCTESRYLTVLELSGLPLEMIPDAIGDLFNLRHLGLRGSKVKMLPKTIENLSNLLTLDLYESDIHKLPSGIVKLKKLRHLFAERVIDAEGDFECRSGVCIPIGLGNLTNLQTLQALEVQDECLRHLGELRQMRSLRLWNVKGMYCGRISESLVRMPYLSNLDVNASDEDEVLLLNVCLPSLQKLSLRGRLAEGALDESPLFQADGGQNLYVLYLSWSQLREDPLPSLSRLANMTCLHFTRAYNGEQLSFLVGWFPKLKVLSLRDLPNLSRLEVQQGAMASLEELFLANLSSMTEVPAGIEFLLPLQHLSFLEITNDFLTMLYQCSVLEEQMWHYSLRD; from the coding sequence ATGGCGGAGATTGTGATCCTTCTAGCCATTAAAAAGATTGGAATTGCCTTGGCAAAAGGAGCGGCAGACCAGGCCAGTGTACAGTTAGCAAAGTTCGGGGCACAACTACTGGAGCTACAGGGTAGCATGGGTCGTGTTGCCAGGGAGCTTCGGGTAATGCATGATGTTCTATGTGAAATGGACATTCGAAACCGCAGCAATCAAGTATATGAGGGCTGGTTAGAGGAGGTACGCAAAGTAGCACATGTGATGGAGGATATGGTGGATGAGTACTTGTATCTAGTTGGTCGAGAACATGATATAGGTTGTTGTTTCTTCCTGAAGAAAGGGTTCAAAAAGCCAAGATCACTGCTTTGTTTGAATCAGATAGCTCTCAGAGTGAAGGAACTGGAGAAAGACCTTTCACACCTGTCAGAGACAAAAAACCGTTGGGTTCCCATGATAAACAACGGGGATTCTAGCAACCTCAGTTACATTGTCAAGAGATCCCAAGAGCTAGCAAACATTTCACGCTTAATTGATGAAGAAGATCTAGTGGGGGTGGATAAAAACAGAGAAAAACTCGAGCAATGGTTGGGGGGTGATGATCAGAAATGCTCTGTGATAGCTCTGCTCGGAATGGGAGGTCTTGGTAAAACTGCTTTAGCTGCAAATGTCTACAAGAGGGTGAGGGAGAAATTCCAGTGCTATGCCTGGGTCTCCATCTCTCAAACTTATTCTAGAGAAGATGTCTTGAGAAATATGATCAAAGAACTTTTTAAAGACAATGCTAGTGCTCTATGTAGCACTCTGTCCATGGACATCATGAGCCTTGAAGAGACACTAAAGAAATATCTGGAGCAAAGAAAGTACTTGATCATATTGGATGATGTTTGGGATCTGGAAGCATTCCATGATTTGTCAAGGATGCTTACTCATAATGATAAGGGCAGTAGAGTGATACTTACAACAAGGGAAGCCAGCATTGCCGCACTTGCCTCTCAAGGACATAGCTTAACATTGAAAGCTTTACCAGAAGACAAGGCATGGGATCTCTTTTGTAAGAAAGCCTTTCCAAGAGATACAAATCATGAATGTCCTACAGAATTGAAGCCATCATCCAAGGAGATAGTTAGCAAGTGCAAAGGCTTGCCTCTTGCTGTTGTGTCAGTTGGTAGCCTCTTGAGTGCGCGTGAGAAAACCGTGGAAGAATGGAGAAGAATAAATGATCAACTAAGCTGGGAGATAATTAACAATTCAAGTCTGGACCACATAAGGAATGTTTTGCATCTGAGCTTCATCTACCTCCCAACATACTTAAAAAGTTGTTTCCTGTACTGCAGCTTATTTCCGGAAGACTATCTTTTCAAAAGGAAACAACTTGTACGGTTATTCATCGCTGAGGGGTTCATCGAGGAGAGGGGTGAAAGCACACTAGAAGAAGTGGCAGAAGGCTATCTAAAAGAGTTGGTTGACAGAAACATGCTACAACTTGTTGAGAGGAACTCGTTTGGTAGGGTGAAGAAATTCAGAATGCACGATCTCGTACGTGAACTGGCAGTTGATTTGTGCAAGAAGAACTGTTTTGGTGCTAGTTATGAGGATCAGTGTGGGGGGTCTCTTGAGATGGATGGACGTCGGTTGGTGCTTCACAAAGTAAAGAAGGATATTCAACAGCCATTTTCCAATATGCACCAACTTCGTACTGTCATTACACTGGGCGATAGCAAGTCATCATGCACCTTACTACCTCTGCTTTGCACGGAGTCAAGATATTTGACAGTGCTAGAATTAAGTGGTCTACCCTTGGAGATGATTCCAGATGCTATTGGGGATCTTTTTAATCTCCGCCATTTGGGTTTGCGGGGTTCAAAGGTGAAGATGCTCCCGAAGACTATTGAGAACCTTTCAAATTTGTTGACACTCGACCTTTATGAATCTGATATACATAAGCTGCCTAGTGGGATTGTGAAACTGAAGAAGCTTAGGCACTTGTTTGCTGAGAGAGTAATTGATGCAGAAGGAGATTTTGAATGTCGGAGTGGTGTGTGTATCCCCATTGGTCTTGGAAATCTGACAAACCTACAGACGCTACAGGCATTGGAAGTACAAGATGAGTGTCTTAGGCATTTAGGGGAGCTGAGGCAAATGAGAAGCTTGAGGTTATGGAATGTGAAGGGAATGTACTGTGGACGCATCAGTGAGTCTCTAGTTCGGATGCCGTATCTGTCCAACCTAGATGTGAATGCTAGTGACGAGGACGAGGTTCTCTTGTTGAATGTCTGCCTGCCAAGCCTGCAAAAGCTAAGTCTGAGAGGACGACTAGCGGAAGGGGCGTTGGACGAGTCTCCTCTCTTCCAAGCTGATGGGGGCCAGAACTTGTATGTATTGTATCTATCTTGGTCACAGCTGAGAGAAGACCCCCTACCATCCCTTTCTCGGCTGGCAAACATGACGTGTCTACACTTCACCAGAGCATACAACGGAGAGCAGCTGTCATTTCTCGTGGGATGGTTTCCCAAGCTAAAGGTTCTCTCTCTAAGAGACCTGCCTAATCTGAGTCGTCTAGAGGTACAGCAAGGTGCCATGGCGAGCCTGGAGGAACTATTCTTGGCCAACCTCAGCAGCATGACGGAGGTCCCAGCTGGCATTGAGTTCCTCCTTCCCCTCCAGCATCTATCCTTCTTGGAAATCACCAATGACTTCTTGACGATGCTGTACCAATGTTCTGTACTTGAAGAGCAGATGTGGCACTATTCTCTCCGAGACTGA
- the LOC123165263 gene encoding disease resistance protein Pik-2 — translation MVTTRIEAVAVACSDASEICGDNIYHIEPLNSEDSKKLFLSRAFGSKDATCPTELEDEMNKILKKCGGLPLAIVSIGSLLASYKSPEHKDMWDRVCKSISYHMDTNPTLDGMRQILTLSYDHLPYHLKGCMMYLSIFPEDFLINKDRLVYRWIAEGLVEEKRGMTLLEVAEAYYDELVSRGMINPAGEIISHVYGAVETCRVHDLMLEVMVSKSLEANFVSLIGGQYDGMSYDTIRRLSLHGGAQMPKESPSKKYSPSKRPKESTSKKMVKKNDLKDINVQHVRSLSMFQLQGNKLLDRLGEFTLLRVLDLEDCKGVENKHMGDICRMYLLRYLSLRGTDISVLPPKVCDLEHLQTLDVRATGLARLPETLIKLEKLERLFFSQKDVWSTMWKPPQGLWKMKALREVGWILLEDDAVEVAQEVGELENLQRLSIYVDCERPNGPKVLEELALSLSRTHSLRSLDMGTMSYEANALNFLLELPSPPRLLRFLRIAGGIDKLPNWVESLTYLVEFHMSWAHFIDDQLFGVLCKLPNLKSIWMQRNCYTGLELIARAAHNFPALKNLRGTCDNEMPRVYKFEEGSMTKLEKLSLNFDNWSEKSIVGIEHLTSLKEVQLAGKRGNPALDRTLEQLKVESGRHPNQFTVGVKYD, via the coding sequence ATGGTGACCACTCGGATAGAGGCTGTGGCTGTAGCATGCAGCGATGCTAGTGAAATTTGTGGAGATAACATCTATCACATCGAGCCCCTCAATTCAGAAGACTCCAAGAAGCTGTTCCTCAGCAGAGCATTTGGCTCCAAGGATGCCACTTGCCCCACAGAGCTGGAAGATGAAATGAACAAAATTCTCAAGAAATGTGGTGGGCTGCCATTGGCCATTGTCAGCATTGGCAGCCTTTTGGCCAGCTATAAATCACCGGAGCACAAGGATATGTGGGATAGGGTTTGCAAATCAATTAGTTATCATATGGATACCAATCCCACCCTTGACGGGATGAGGCAGATACTCACACTCAGCTACGACCACCTGCCCTATCACCTCAAGGGTTGCATGATGTATCTTAGTATTTTCCCGGAGGATTTTCTCATCAACAAGGACCGGCTCGTATACAGATGGATCGCTGAAGGATTGGTTGAGGAGAAGCGGGGGATGACCCTGTTGGAGGTTGCAGAAGCCTACTATGACGAGCTGGTGAGTAGGGGCATGATTAATCCCGCTGGCGAAATAATCAGCCATGTCTATGGAGCTGTGGAGACATGTCGGGTGCATGACTTGATGCTGGAGGTCATGGTGTCCAAATCCTTGGAGGCCAACTTTGTCAGCCTGATAGGTGGGCAGTATGATGGGATGTCCTATGACACAATACGCCGCCTCTCCCTCCATGGTGGTGCGCAGATGCCCAAGGAATCTCCATCCAAGAAGTACTCTCCATCCAAAAGACCCAAGGAATCTACATCCAAGAAAATGGTTAAGAAGAATGACTTAAAAGACATTAATGTGCAGCATGTCCGATCACTGAGTATGTTTCAGCTCCAAGGGAACAAGCTGCTTGATCGTCTGGGTGAGTTCACCCTGCTGAGAGTACTTGACCTGGAAGACTGCAAGGGCGTAGAAAACAAGCATATGGGTGACATCTGTCGGATGTACCTTCTGAGGTATTTGTCCCTGAGAGGTACAGATATCAGTGTGCTGCCTCCGAAAGTCTGTGACCTGGAGCATTTGCAGACACTTGATGTACGTGCCACCGGCCTTGCTAGACTTCCAGAAACTCTGATAAAACTAGAGAAACTTGAGCGCTTGTTCTTCTCCCAGAAGGATGTCTGGTCTACCATGTGGAAGCCACCTCAGGGTCTCTGGAAAATGAAGGCGCTGCGGGAGGTGGGCTGGATATTGCTGGAAGATGATGCTGTTGAGGTTGCCCAAGAGGTAGGTGAACTAGAAAATCTGCAAAGGTTAAGTATCTACGTCGATTGTGAGAGGCCCAATGGTCCCAAGGTTCTTGAAGAGCTTGCCCTGTCCCTGAGCAGGACGCACTCTCTCCGGTCGCTCGACATGGGCACCATGAGTTATGAGGCCAATGCGTTGAACTTTCTCCTTGAGCTCCCCTCGCCGCCACGCCTCCTCCGATTCCTCAGGATCGCTGGTGGCATTGACAAATTGCCCAACTGGGTTGAATCGCTCACATATCTTGTTGAGTTTCACATGTCATGGGCACACTTTATCGATGACCAACTATTTGGGGTTCTGTGTAAGTTGCCCAACCTGAAGAGCATCTGGATGCAGCGGAACTGCTACACCGGTCTAGAGCTGATTGCACGCGCTGCACACAACTTTCCAGCGCTCAAGAATCTCAGAGGGACCTGTGATAACGAAATGCCCAGAGTCTACAAATTTGAGGAAGGATCCATGACAAAGCTCGAGAAACTTTCACTGAATTTCGACAACTGGAGTGAGAAGAGCATTGTGGGCATTGAGCACTTGACAAGCCTTAAAGAGGTGCAGCTCGCAGGTAAGAGAGGGAACCCTGCGCTGGACCGAACTCTGGAGCAGCTAAAGGTGGAGAGTGGAAGGCACCCCAATCAGTTCACAGTTGGAGTGAAGTACGACTAA